In Eschrichtius robustus isolate mEscRob2 chromosome 2, mEscRob2.pri, whole genome shotgun sequence, a single window of DNA contains:
- the DNAJB1 gene encoding dnaJ homolog subfamily B member 1, whose translation MGKDYYQTLGLARGASDEEIKRAYRRQALRYHPDKNKEPGAEEKFKEIAEAYDVLSDPRKREIFDRYGEEGLKGSGPSGGSSGGANGTSFSYTFHGDPHAMFAEFFGGRNPFDTFFGQRNGEEGMDIDDPFSGFPMGMGGFTNMNFGRSRPAQEPTRRKQDPPVTHDLRVSLEEIYSGCTKKMKISHKRLNPDGKSIRNEDKILTIEVKRGWKEGTKITFPKEGDQTSNNIPADIVFVLKDKPHNIFKRDGSDVIYPARITLREALCGCTVNVPTLDGRTIPVVFKDVIRPGMRRKVPGEGLPLPKMPEKRGDLIIEFEVIFPERIPQTSRTVLEQVLPI comes from the exons ATGGGCAAGGACTATTACCAGACGCTGGGCCTGGCCCGCGGTGCGTCGGATGAGGAGATCAAGAGGGCCTACCGTCGCCAGGCGCTGCGTTACCACCCGGACAAGAACAAGGAGCCCGGCGCCGAGGAGAAGTTCAAAGAGATCGCCGAGGCCTACGACGTGCTCAGCGACCCGCGCAAGCGCGAGATCTTCGACCGCTATGGGGAGGAAG GCCTAAAGGGCAGTGGCCCCAGTGGCGGGAGCAGCGGTGGTGCTAACGGTACCTCTTTCAGCTACACATTCCATGGAGACCCTCACGCCATGTTTGCTGAGTTCTTCGGTGGCCGAAATCCCTTTGACACCTTTTTTGGGCAGCGCAACGGGGAGGAAGGCATGGACATCGATGACCCATTCTCAGGCTTCCCCATGGGCATGGGTGGCTTCACCAACATGAACTTTGGCCGCTCCCGCCCTGCCCAAGAGCCCACCCGAAGGAAGCAAGATCCCCCCGTCACCCATGACCTTAGGGTATCACTTGAAGAGATCTATAGCGGCTgtaccaagaaaatgaaaatctctcATAAGCGGCTGAACCCTGATGGGAAGAGCATTCGCAACGAAGACAAAATCTTGACCATTGAAGTGAAGCGGGGGTGGAAAGAAGGGACCAAAATCACCTTCCCCAAGGAAGGAGACCAGACCTCCAACAACATTCCAGCCGACATCGTCTTTGTTTTAAAGGACAAGCCACACAATATCTTTAAGAGAGATGGCTCTGATGTCATTTACCCAGCCAGGATCACCCTTCGGGAG GCTCTGTGTGGCTGTACAGTGAATGTCCCAACTCTGGACGGCAGGACCATACCTGTTGTATTCAAGGATGTCATCAGGCCTGGCATGCGGCGAAAAGTTCCTGGAGAAGGACTTCCTCTCCCCAAAATGCCTGAGAAACGTGGGGACCTCATTATTGAGTTTGAAGTGATCTTCCCCGAAAGGATTCCCCAGACATCAAGAACCGTTCTTGAGCAGGTTCTTCCAATATAG